In a single window of the Phaeobacter sp. G2 genome:
- a CDS encoding cytochrome b/b6 domain-containing protein, producing MAFTSKPNSGRTGARNIPGARDIQVWDPLVRLIHWSLALTILLNGAVVEDESQVHEWIGYIALGLVAIRLVWALIGPKHARFAAFPPSPGRAVQHLRDLLAGDRRVHLSHNPLGALMVYNLWISVILIGITGYMMTTITFFGIDWVEEAHEVVFGWLLFSVALHVAGVAVDSWRSGVNLVRSMVSGRKTIPQGREVE from the coding sequence ATGGCTTTCACTTCCAAACCGAACAGCGGGCGCACAGGCGCCCGCAACATACCCGGCGCCCGTGACATCCAGGTCTGGGACCCGCTGGTCCGGCTCATACACTGGTCCCTTGCCCTGACTATTCTTCTGAACGGTGCAGTGGTCGAGGACGAAAGCCAGGTTCACGAGTGGATCGGTTACATCGCGCTAGGCTTGGTTGCTATTCGCCTGGTCTGGGCTTTGATCGGGCCGAAACACGCCCGCTTTGCAGCCTTTCCACCGAGCCCAGGCCGGGCGGTCCAGCACCTGCGAGATCTCCTTGCAGGTGACCGCAGGGTGCACCTGTCGCACAATCCTCTCGGAGCTCTTATGGTCTATAACCTCTGGATCTCTGTCATCCTTATAGGCATTACTGGCTACATGATGACGACGATCACCTTTTTTGGCATCGACTGGGTCGAAGAAGCCCATGAGGTCGTCTTTGGCTGGCTGTTGTTTTCGGTTGCACTGCATGTTGCCGGTGTGGCCGTCGACAGCTGGCGCTCCGGTGTCAATCTGGTTCGCTCCATGGTAAGCGGACGCAAAACCATCCCGCAAGGACGCGAGGTAGAATGA
- a CDS encoding VIT family protein — translation MNDISAHSDDPHYVNRSGWLRAAVLGANDGIVSVSSLVVGVAAANPDPSAVMIAGVAGLVAGAMSMAAGEYVSVSSQSDTERADIERERIALAEMPEEELAELTEIYKERGLSTKTAEAVARELSEKDALGAHIRDELGLTEVHTANPLQAALTSGATFSVAAAIPVLAAFLAAPSAIISTVLVVTVIALAVLGMLGASAGAAPMLPATTRVVVWGVFAMAVTAFVGWLFGVSL, via the coding sequence ATGAATGACATAAGCGCCCACTCAGATGACCCCCATTACGTCAACCGAAGCGGCTGGCTGCGGGCTGCGGTCCTTGGTGCCAACGACGGCATCGTTTCCGTGTCATCGCTTGTGGTCGGCGTGGCAGCCGCTAACCCGGACCCGTCAGCGGTAATGATCGCCGGTGTCGCAGGGCTCGTCGCCGGAGCCATGTCAATGGCGGCAGGTGAATATGTTTCTGTTTCCTCGCAATCTGATACAGAACGAGCCGACATTGAACGGGAACGAATAGCACTGGCCGAGATGCCCGAGGAAGAGCTGGCAGAGCTGACCGAAATCTACAAAGAACGCGGGTTGAGTACAAAAACCGCAGAAGCCGTCGCAAGAGAGCTTTCAGAAAAGGATGCGCTGGGGGCCCATATTCGCGACGAGCTGGGGCTGACGGAAGTCCACACTGCGAACCCGCTTCAGGCGGCGCTGACCTCCGGAGCGACCTTCAGTGTCGCTGCTGCCATACCCGTCCTTGCCGCGTTTCTGGCCGCGCCCTCAGCGATTATCTCTACTGTCCTCGTCGTCACGGTCATTGCGCTTGCTGTGCTGGGCATGTTGGGCGCCAGTGCCGGCGCGGCCCCGATGTTGCCCGCCACAACCCGGGTGGTTGTCTGGGGTGTCTTCGCCATGGCGGTGACCGCGTTTGTTGGCTGGTTGTTCGGGGTGAGTCTTTAG
- a CDS encoding PIN domain-containing protein, giving the protein MKLLLDTCVLYPTVMREMLVGAAAQGAFTPLWSARILEEWSRAALKLGPEGAAQARAEVALLKASWPQAVVAPAPGVEARLWLPDAADVHVLAAAITGHADAIVTVNNKDFPRQTLAEEGLERIGPDQLLYDLWLKDPALMEALGAEVLAEANRLSGGAWEIRPLLKKARLPRLAKALAAG; this is encoded by the coding sequence ATGAAACTGCTTCTGGATACCTGCGTGCTATATCCCACGGTGATGCGCGAAATGCTGGTCGGTGCCGCGGCCCAGGGGGCGTTCACCCCGTTGTGGTCGGCGCGTATCCTGGAAGAGTGGAGCCGGGCCGCGTTGAAACTGGGGCCAGAGGGCGCGGCGCAGGCCCGCGCTGAAGTGGCGCTGCTCAAAGCCAGTTGGCCGCAGGCCGTGGTCGCCCCGGCCCCGGGGGTAGAGGCGCGGCTCTGGCTGCCGGATGCGGCGGATGTGCATGTGCTCGCCGCCGCCATCACCGGCCATGCGGATGCCATTGTCACGGTCAACAACAAGGACTTCCCCCGCCAGACCCTGGCCGAGGAAGGGCTGGAACGGATTGGTCCCGATCAGCTGCTGTATGATCTCTGGCTCAAAGATCCCGCCCTGATGGAGGCGCTAGGGGCCGAGGTTTTGGCCGAAGCCAACCGTTTGTCCGGCGGTGCCTGGGAAATCCGGCCACTGTTGAAAAAGGCGCGGCTGCCGCGATTGGCCAAAGCCCTCGCAGCGGGCTAG
- a CDS encoding nitroreductase has translation MELEQAINERRSIRGFTKDPVSQETLQEIISLANRAPSSMNTQPWHLHVLTGAPLEQVRRGNTERMLDGTPPSRDIEDYAAYEGEHRARQIEIAVQLFEAMGIERHDKERRQDWVMRGFRQFDAPVSIVVCFDRSLLDNTIAHFDTGAMTYGLVLAAWSKGLGAVINGQGIMQSPVVREIANIPEDQIILTCVALGWPDEDFVANSVVSRRRALENTTRFLGFED, from the coding sequence ATGGAACTCGAACAGGCAATCAATGAGCGGCGCTCAATCCGGGGCTTTACCAAGGACCCGGTGTCACAGGAAACCCTGCAAGAGATCATTAGCCTGGCCAACCGGGCACCCTCGTCGATGAACACCCAGCCCTGGCACCTGCATGTGCTGACCGGCGCGCCGCTGGAACAGGTGCGCCGCGGCAATACAGAACGGATGCTGGATGGAACGCCGCCCAGCCGCGATATTGAAGACTACGCCGCCTATGAGGGCGAACACCGGGCACGGCAGATCGAAATTGCCGTCCAGTTGTTTGAAGCCATGGGCATCGAGCGTCACGACAAGGAGCGCCGCCAGGACTGGGTGATGCGGGGGTTCCGACAGTTTGATGCACCGGTTTCTATTGTTGTCTGCTTTGACCGCTCGCTTTTGGACAACACCATTGCCCATTTTGATACAGGCGCCATGACCTACGGGTTGGTGCTTGCCGCCTGGAGCAAGGGCCTCGGCGCGGTGATCAATGGGCAGGGCATCATGCAAAGCCCGGTGGTGCGTGAAATCGCCAACATTCCCGAGGACCAGATCATTCTGACCTGCGTGGCTTTGGGCTGGCCCGACGAGGATTTTGTCGCAAACTCTGTGGTTTCGCGGCGCCGTGCGCTGGAAAACACCACCCGTTTTCTTGGCTTTGAAGACTGA
- a CDS encoding PepSY domain-containing protein produces the protein MRKLTLLALLAIASPALAESITKDSLLGTTMQEVQASLTAMGYEVRKAEMEDGQIEVYFVRDGKMGEVYVNPQTGAVTTLKMK, from the coding sequence ATGCGTAAACTTACTCTGCTCGCCCTGCTTGCCATCGCCTCTCCCGCCCTCGCGGAGAGCATCACCAAAGACAGTCTGCTTGGGACCACCATGCAAGAGGTACAGGCCTCGCTGACGGCAATGGGCTATGAGGTCCGCAAAGCTGAGATGGAAGACGGGCAAATCGAAGTCTACTTCGTGCGCGACGGCAAAATGGGCGAGGTATATGTGAACCCCCAGACCGGCGCGGTTACCACGCTAAAGATGAAGTGA
- a CDS encoding class I SAM-dependent rRNA methyltransferase has product MTATSPAPERPRVKLLPKANARALRHGFPWVYSNELVTDRRTRKLEPGSLAVLLDEAQTPMGTVAVNPTSKIICRMLDRDPQAVIDQAWFQARIAQAFALREQLYDAPFYRLVHAEADGLPGVVIDRFGEACVVQPNAAWAEAHLEPLTAALAEVTGCTVILKNASGRTRGLEGLDDESLTLMGETPTAPVPVQMNGATYMADLTGGQKTGLFYDQRENHAFAARLVPSGGDVLDVFSHVGGFGLAMRAAGAGTVTCVDGSAAALDLAGQGAQASGFGESFTARQGDAFDQLAALVEEGRSFDVVICDPPAFAPSKQALEAGLRAYERIAKLAAPLVKPGGYLGLCSCSHAADLARFRNASARGIGRAGRRGQLIHTGYAGADHPQLPQLAESGYLKSVFFRLD; this is encoded by the coding sequence ATGACAGCCACATCCCCCGCGCCAGAGCGCCCCCGTGTAAAACTCCTGCCCAAAGCAAATGCCCGCGCCCTGCGCCACGGCTTTCCCTGGGTCTATTCCAACGAGCTGGTTACCGATCGGCGCACCCGCAAGCTGGAGCCGGGCAGCCTGGCCGTGTTGCTGGACGAGGCGCAGACGCCCATGGGGACCGTTGCGGTCAACCCAACCAGCAAGATCATCTGCCGGATGCTGGACCGCGATCCGCAGGCGGTGATTGATCAGGCCTGGTTTCAGGCGCGGATTGCCCAGGCCTTTGCCCTGCGCGAGCAACTCTATGATGCGCCGTTCTATCGCTTGGTCCATGCTGAGGCCGATGGCCTGCCCGGTGTGGTGATCGACCGTTTTGGCGAAGCCTGCGTTGTGCAGCCCAATGCCGCCTGGGCCGAGGCCCATCTGGAACCGCTGACGGCGGCGCTGGCCGAGGTCACGGGCTGTACGGTCATTCTGAAAAACGCCTCCGGGCGGACCCGCGGGCTGGAGGGGCTGGACGACGAGAGCCTCACCCTGATGGGCGAGACTCCCACCGCGCCAGTGCCGGTACAGATGAATGGTGCCACCTATATGGCGGATCTGACAGGCGGCCAGAAGACCGGTCTGTTTTATGACCAGCGCGAAAACCACGCCTTTGCGGCCCGGCTGGTGCCGTCGGGCGGCGATGTGCTGGATGTGTTTTCCCATGTCGGTGGCTTTGGTCTGGCGATGCGCGCGGCCGGGGCTGGAACTGTGACCTGTGTTGATGGCTCTGCGGCGGCGCTGGATCTGGCCGGGCAGGGGGCTCAGGCCTCTGGATTTGGTGAGAGTTTCACCGCCCGTCAGGGCGATGCCTTTGATCAATTGGCAGCTCTTGTGGAAGAGGGACGCAGCTTTGACGTGGTGATCTGTGATCCGCCTGCCTTTGCCCCCTCAAAACAGGCGCTTGAGGCTGGCCTGCGCGCCTATGAGCGGATTGCAAAACTAGCGGCCCCCCTGGTGAAACCCGGTGGCTATCTTGGCCTGTGCTCCTGTTCCCACGCCGCCGATCTGGCGCGGTTCCGCAATGCCTCGGCGCGCGGTATTGGCCGGGCCGGGCGTCGCGGACAGCTGATCCACACCGGCTATGCAGGCGCGGACCATCCGCAATTGCCGCAGCTGGCAGAAAGCGGCTATCTGAAATCCGTCTTCTTCCGGCTGGATTGA
- a CDS encoding cupin domain-containing protein encodes MEINADFTKRVLVHSADEPWVASPMAGVDRRMLDRIGAEVARATTIVRYAPGSHFSAHTHTGGEEFIVLEGVFQDEHGDYPAGSYVRNPPTSSHTPGSQAGCTIFVKLWQFDPADRTQFCKTMTVDPGPAQGGIASLELHRDAREKVTYHHIAANTAFEITDPGGIEVLVLDGCLREGGDQLEAGAWLRLPQGQPLQAFTGNSGARVWMKTGHLPFASPPAV; translated from the coding sequence ATGGAAATCAATGCAGACTTCACAAAACGCGTCTTGGTTCATTCCGCCGATGAACCCTGGGTTGCCTCCCCTATGGCTGGTGTTGATCGGCGCATGCTGGACCGGATTGGCGCAGAGGTGGCCCGCGCCACCACAATTGTAAGATATGCGCCCGGCAGCCATTTTTCCGCCCATACCCATACCGGCGGCGAAGAGTTCATTGTTCTGGAAGGCGTCTTTCAGGATGAACATGGCGACTATCCTGCAGGCAGCTACGTGCGCAACCCGCCCACCAGCAGCCACACACCAGGGTCCCAAGCGGGCTGCACGATCTTTGTCAAACTCTGGCAGTTTGACCCGGCGGACCGGACCCAGTTTTGCAAAACAATGACAGTGGATCCCGGCCCGGCGCAAGGGGGTATTGCCAGCCTTGAATTGCACCGCGACGCCCGCGAAAAGGTCACCTATCATCACATCGCAGCGAATACCGCTTTTGAGATAACCGATCCGGGCGGCATTGAAGTCCTAGTCCTTGATGGATGTCTGCGCGAAGGGGGCGATCAGCTTGAAGCTGGTGCCTGGCTGCGCCTCCCCCAAGGGCAGCCACTGCAGGCTTTTACTGGCAACAGCGGCGCCAGGGTCTGGATGAAAACCGGCCACCTGCCCTTTGCCAGCCCCCCAGCGGTGTGA
- a CDS encoding LLM class flavin-dependent oxidoreductase, with translation MRYSLLDLAPVPEGSEIPQSLQNSTDLARQAEAWGYHRYWLAEHHNMPGIASAATAVLIGHIASQTKSIRVGAGGIMLPNHAPYMVAEAFGTLAALYGDRIDLGLGRAPGTDMQTARALRRGMAAGAADSFPQDVIELMGFLGPLDPQAKVRAFPGQGSNVPVWILGSSLYGAQLAAQLGLPYAFASHFAPQALDQALEVYRRAFRPSTYLEKPHAMIAVNVFGADTDAEGIRLRTTMQQAFARLRLGQPGKLPRPVDNIEDHLPPPVLAGVNEALTVSATGSPETVSRELSEILTRYAPDEVIITGQIHDHAARLRSFEIAAEALKPL, from the coding sequence ATGCGCTATTCTCTTCTTGACCTTGCTCCGGTGCCCGAGGGCAGTGAAATCCCGCAGTCGTTGCAGAACAGCACCGATCTGGCGCGTCAGGCCGAGGCCTGGGGCTATCACCGCTACTGGCTGGCGGAGCATCACAACATGCCCGGCATCGCCAGTGCCGCCACCGCAGTGCTGATTGGCCATATCGCCAGCCAGACCAAATCCATTCGTGTGGGCGCTGGCGGCATCATGTTGCCCAATCACGCGCCCTATATGGTGGCAGAGGCCTTTGGCACCCTTGCGGCGCTCTATGGTGATCGCATTGACTTAGGGCTGGGGCGCGCACCCGGCACCGACATGCAGACCGCCCGCGCCCTGCGCCGTGGCATGGCAGCGGGGGCTGCGGATAGCTTCCCGCAGGATGTGATTGAACTCATGGGTTTTCTTGGTCCGCTGGATCCACAGGCAAAGGTCCGCGCCTTTCCCGGACAAGGCAGCAATGTCCCGGTCTGGATCCTCGGCTCCAGTCTCTATGGTGCGCAACTGGCGGCACAGCTGGGCCTGCCCTATGCCTTTGCATCGCATTTTGCACCGCAAGCCCTGGACCAGGCGCTTGAGGTGTACCGCCGTGCCTTTCGCCCCTCGACCTACCTGGAGAAACCCCATGCGATGATCGCCGTCAATGTGTTTGGCGCCGATACCGACGCCGAAGGCATCCGCCTGCGCACCACCATGCAACAGGCCTTTGCCCGTTTGCGACTGGGCCAACCCGGCAAACTGCCGCGCCCGGTCGATAACATTGAGGACCACTTGCCGCCGCCTGTGCTCGCCGGGGTGAACGAGGCGCTGACGGTTTCCGCCACCGGCAGCCCGGAGACGGTATCGCGTGAATTGTCTGAGATCCTGACGCGCTATGCCCCGGATGAGGTCATCATTACCGGGCAGATCCATGATCACGCCGCCCGGCTGCGCTCGTTTGAGATCGCCGCTGAGGCGTTAAAGCCGCTCTAG
- a CDS encoding class I SAM-dependent methyltransferase, which translates to MNILNRLFYKKRKFYDDDFDWESYTADSYQRRLTGDVEKDHDAIAKSAELSFDPETGHVTKQGRSLHPNQHLIYEVIGQLQPASVHEVGCGAGDHLGNATALFPEIQFSGSDRGATQLDLARNRHPDLTDRLKLQDLTMPFSRHWPKSDLIYSQAVLMHIHTAVSHFVALCNMVNMANEYVLLMENYQCHNFVQDIIGLRDGGHLAWDETHIYRFDGSTGARAILLSRTPLDYEELSSDAQIRAGLDPSRRRLDRAAEDSARAIFGY; encoded by the coding sequence ATGAATATTTTGAACAGGTTGTTCTATAAGAAAAGAAAATTCTATGACGACGATTTTGACTGGGAAAGCTATACAGCGGATTCATATCAACGCCGTTTGACTGGCGACGTCGAAAAAGATCACGACGCCATTGCCAAGTCCGCCGAGCTGAGTTTCGATCCTGAAACAGGCCATGTGACCAAACAGGGCCGCTCGCTGCATCCCAACCAGCATTTGATTTACGAAGTCATCGGCCAACTGCAACCTGCTTCGGTGCACGAGGTGGGCTGCGGTGCCGGTGATCATCTCGGCAATGCAACCGCGCTTTTTCCCGAGATCCAGTTCTCTGGCAGCGACCGTGGTGCCACGCAACTTGATCTGGCCCGCAACCGTCACCCGGACCTAACAGACCGCCTGAAACTGCAAGATCTCACCATGCCCTTTTCGCGCCATTGGCCGAAATCGGACCTGATCTACAGCCAGGCTGTGCTGATGCATATCCATACGGCCGTCAGCCATTTTGTCGCCCTCTGCAACATGGTGAATATGGCCAATGAATACGTGTTGCTGATGGAAAACTACCAGTGCCACAATTTTGTGCAGGACATTATTGGTCTGCGGGATGGTGGCCATCTGGCTTGGGACGAAACCCATATTTACCGGTTTGATGGATCAACCGGCGCTCGGGCGATCCTGTTGTCCAGAACCCCGCTGGACTATGAAGAATTGTCAAGTGACGCCCAAATCCGTGCCGGTCTTGATCCGTCACGCCGCCGTCTCGACAGAGCTGCCGAAGACAGCGCCAGGGCAATATTCGGATACTGA
- a CDS encoding glutamine-synthetase adenylyltransferase yields the protein MSEHLQITRLPIAYDPDLGAESRALVAGLTQDTGQLIAGAAGSSPYLRRLIEQEAPWIGDALTAPKQALAVVFDDCRALAPDQLKPGLRQAKRRVALLTALCDLSGGWSLEEVTTALTNFGALSADVAIKAEIAALIRRKKLPGLTEADVETAGGLSILAMGKMGAYELNYSSDIDLICLFDETRFDPADFFEARQGMARATRNMCTTLSDRTADGYVFRTDLRLRPDPSVTPACLSMEAAERYYESLGRTWERAAYIKARPCAGDLAAGEAFLKTLRPFVWRRHLDFAAIQDAHDMRLRIRENKGTGGPITVPGHDMKLGRGGIREIEFFTQTRQLIAGGRDEGLRLRGTVEGLAALAEKDWIPPEVATRLSAHYRSHREVEHRIQMVHDAQTHQMPNSAEGIARVACLMGEDPAEVQAQIHHRLVEVHELTEDFFAPDAGVGPQPVIPDGFDENVIARWRSYPALRSERGAQIFDRLKPELLNRLARTAKPAESLLALDGFLAGLPAGVQLFSLFEANPHLLDLLVDIVGTSHELAGFLSRNSGVFDAVIGGSFFEDWPGGAVLRQELEAVLALEADYETQLDAARRWCKEWHFRIGVHHLRGLLDAKAAGTQYSELAEAVIQALFPRVVRQFSIKHGPPPGSGPIVIAMGSLGAGQINARSDLDIIVVYDPKDVEMSQGRKALATRAYYARLTQALITALSAPMSQGRLYEVDMRLRPSGNKGPVATSWSAFTHYQENEAWVWEHLALTRARGVAGEPQLMQDFESFRRSVIARHRSQDTVLAEVVHMRDRLAAAKSPTGVWDAKTGAGRMMDIELVAQAGALLAQSPYRDVAGGLEQAVAGGWLDAADALVLQQAYALYWSVQTAARLLSGDVLDQNAIGEGGALFLSRSAGYDGLDHLEQALQEAYKTCAAIISRSLQKETGHADAGGTGS from the coding sequence ATGTCTGAACATCTGCAAATAACCCGCCTTCCCATTGCCTATGATCCCGATCTTGGCGCTGAATCTCGCGCACTGGTGGCGGGGCTCACTCAGGACACCGGGCAGCTCATTGCTGGGGCGGCGGGGTCCAGTCCCTATCTGCGCAGATTGATCGAACAGGAAGCCCCATGGATTGGCGATGCCCTGACCGCTCCCAAGCAGGCATTGGCAGTTGTTTTTGACGATTGCCGTGCTCTGGCGCCCGATCAGCTGAAACCGGGCCTGCGACAGGCCAAACGCCGGGTGGCGCTGCTGACAGCGCTGTGTGACTTATCTGGCGGCTGGTCGTTGGAAGAGGTGACCACGGCGCTGACAAACTTTGGCGCGCTGAGCGCTGATGTCGCGATAAAGGCGGAAATTGCCGCGCTTATCCGGCGCAAGAAACTGCCGGGACTGACGGAGGCGGATGTTGAAACCGCAGGCGGGCTTTCGATTCTCGCGATGGGTAAAATGGGCGCTTATGAGCTGAACTACAGTTCGGATATTGATCTGATCTGCCTGTTTGACGAGACCCGTTTTGACCCGGCCGATTTTTTTGAGGCGCGGCAGGGCATGGCGCGGGCAACCCGTAATATGTGCACCACCTTGAGCGACCGCACCGCCGACGGCTATGTCTTTCGCACCGACCTGCGGCTGCGCCCGGATCCCTCTGTTACTCCTGCCTGTCTCTCAATGGAGGCGGCGGAACGGTATTATGAAAGCCTGGGCCGCACCTGGGAACGGGCCGCCTATATCAAGGCACGGCCCTGCGCCGGGGATCTGGCTGCGGGGGAGGCATTTTTGAAAACCCTGCGTCCCTTTGTTTGGCGCCGCCATTTGGATTTTGCCGCCATTCAGGACGCCCATGACATGCGGCTGCGCATCCGTGAAAACAAGGGCACCGGTGGCCCGATCACCGTGCCGGGCCATGATATGAAACTGGGACGCGGCGGTATTCGTGAGATCGAGTTTTTCACGCAAACCCGGCAGTTGATTGCCGGTGGGCGGGACGAGGGACTGCGGCTGCGGGGCACTGTTGAGGGGCTCGCGGCGCTTGCCGAAAAGGACTGGATCCCACCAGAGGTCGCCACCCGGCTGAGCGCCCATTATCGCAGCCACCGCGAGGTAGAGCACCGCATTCAGATGGTGCATGACGCCCAGACTCACCAGATGCCAAACTCTGCCGAAGGCATCGCCCGTGTGGCCTGTTTGATGGGGGAGGATCCGGCTGAAGTGCAGGCACAGATTCACCACCGCCTGGTTGAGGTGCATGAGCTGACCGAAGACTTCTTTGCCCCGGATGCCGGGGTGGGGCCGCAACCTGTGATTCCCGATGGCTTTGACGAAAACGTCATTGCCCGTTGGCGCAGCTATCCAGCGCTGCGCTCAGAACGGGGAGCACAGATTTTTGACCGGCTCAAGCCCGAGCTGTTGAACCGCCTGGCGCGCACTGCCAAACCCGCTGAATCTCTTTTGGCGCTGGATGGGTTTTTGGCGGGTCTGCCTGCGGGTGTGCAGTTGTTTTCCCTGTTTGAGGCAAATCCGCATCTGCTGGATCTGTTGGTTGATATTGTGGGGACCTCGCACGAGCTGGCCGGATTCCTGTCGCGCAACTCTGGCGTTTTTGATGCGGTGATCGGCGGCAGTTTCTTTGAGGACTGGCCTGGTGGGGCGGTGTTGCGGCAAGAGCTGGAGGCGGTGCTGGCGCTGGAAGCGGATTACGAGACCCAGCTGGACGCAGCGCGCCGCTGGTGCAAGGAATGGCACTTTCGCATTGGGGTCCATCATCTGCGCGGGCTGTTGGACGCCAAAGCTGCCGGAACGCAATACAGCGAATTGGCAGAGGCGGTGATCCAGGCGCTGTTTCCACGGGTGGTTCGCCAGTTTTCCATCAAGCACGGGCCGCCTCCGGGGAGTGGCCCGATTGTCATCGCCATGGGCTCCTTAGGCGCGGGGCAGATCAATGCCCGGTCAGATCTGGATATCATCGTGGTCTATGACCCAAAGGATGTGGAGATGTCTCAGGGGCGCAAGGCATTGGCCACGCGCGCCTATTATGCCCGCTTGACCCAGGCGCTGATCACCGCTCTGTCGGCGCCAATGTCGCAGGGACGCCTGTATGAGGTGGACATGCGGCTGCGCCCCTCGGGCAACAAGGGGCCGGTGGCCACCAGCTGGTCGGCCTTTACCCATTACCAAGAAAACGAGGCCTGGGTCTGGGAGCATCTGGCGCTGACACGGGCGCGCGGCGTTGCCGGTGAGCCGCAGTTGATGCAGGATTTTGAAAGCTTTCGGCGCAGTGTAATCGCGCGGCATCGGTCGCAGGACACCGTGTTGGCCGAGGTGGTCCATATGCGGGATCGCTTGGCAGCCGCAAAATCCCCAACGGGGGTCTGGGACGCCAAAACAGGTGCCGGGCGGATGATGGATATTGAACTGGTCGCGCAGGCTGGGGCGCTCTTGGCTCAGTCTCCCTATCGTGATGTGGCCGGAGGGCTGGAGCAAGCTGTCGCTGGCGGCTGGCTGGATGCCGCAGACGCGTTGGTTCTGCAGCAGGCCTATGCGCTATACTGGTCGGTGCAGACCGCTGCCCGGCTGCTGTCTGGCGATGTTCTTGACCAAAACGCAATCGGTGAGGGCGGCGCACTGTTCCTGAGCCGCAGTGCTGGTTATGATGGCTTGGATCACTTGGAACAGGCCCTGCAAGAGGCCTATAAGACCTGTGCCGCGATAATCTCGCGGAGCTTACAGAAGGAAACGGGGCATGCAGACGCTGGCGGAACTGGATCATAA
- a CDS encoding LuxR C-terminal-related transcriptional regulator, producing the protein MSQSLRPTRTRERRATVLAGLILLQALCALFFIGDVIEDFRIDGQFDNPHLILESVAAATLIAGVIFLMVELRSLLLRMSEMQLGLDIARGHVAEIIDAFFAEWGLTEAERDVAIMMLKGVDNDTIARIRKTAPGTVRAQATRIYSKSATDGRAQFISLFMEELMSGDIAPEETPEEKSDQESAVLPEKKTQAPKQSSTKELT; encoded by the coding sequence ATGAGCCAATCGTTGAGGCCGACAAGAACCAGGGAAAGGCGTGCAACAGTTCTTGCGGGCCTTATCCTGCTGCAGGCCCTGTGCGCGCTGTTCTTCATCGGAGATGTGATTGAAGATTTTCGAATAGACGGGCAGTTTGACAATCCACATCTCATTCTGGAATCCGTGGCGGCGGCAACCCTTATCGCTGGCGTGATCTTTTTGATGGTTGAGCTGCGCAGCCTGCTGTTGCGCATGTCGGAAATGCAGCTTGGGCTCGATATTGCCCGCGGTCATGTTGCCGAAATCATTGACGCCTTCTTTGCGGAATGGGGGCTAACAGAGGCTGAGCGGGATGTGGCCATCATGATGCTGAAAGGGGTGGACAACGACACCATCGCCCGCATCAGAAAAACCGCCCCCGGGACGGTACGGGCACAGGCAACACGCATCTATTCAAAATCAGCGACAGACGGGCGCGCGCAGTTCATCAGCCTTTTCATGGAAGAGCTGATGTCAGGTGACATTGCGCCTGAGGAAACCCCCGAGGAAAAGTCGGATCAAGAGTCTGCAGTCCTCCCTGAAAAGAAGACGCAAGCGCCAAAGCAATCTTCGACAAAGGAACTCACATGA
- a CDS encoding M48 family metallopeptidase gives MLRFTPILLAVIYGLVSYRISVWRTHRELDARSTELADAKLRRLTDRMAAALEIDRIPVFIYEVEPVNGLAAPDGRIFITRGFYQKYQNGEVTEAELASVIAHELGHVALGHAKKRVIDFSGQNALRTALMMILGRYIPFVGPWIAGMLANLLAARLSRSDEYEADEYAAALLTKSGIGLEPQKALFRKLEALTQARAGMAPAWLMSHPKTEERIAALERLEADWQRA, from the coding sequence ATGCTGCGTTTTACCCCCATCCTGCTGGCTGTGATCTATGGCCTCGTCTCGTACCGGATTTCTGTCTGGCGCACCCACCGCGAGCTGGACGCCCGCTCGACCGAGTTGGCTGATGCCAAACTGCGTCGTTTGACCGATCGTATGGCAGCAGCGCTGGAGATAGACCGCATTCCGGTGTTCATCTACGAGGTCGAGCCGGTAAATGGCCTTGCCGCCCCGGATGGCCGGATTTTCATCACCCGTGGATTTTACCAGAAGTACCAAAATGGCGAAGTCACCGAAGCCGAGCTTGCCTCGGTTATCGCCCATGAGCTGGGCCATGTGGCGCTGGGACACGCCAAGAAACGGGTCATTGATTTCTCTGGGCAAAATGCCCTGCGTACCGCGCTGATGATGATCCTGGGGCGCTATATCCCTTTTGTCGGCCCCTGGATTGCCGGGATGCTGGCCAATCTGCTGGCAGCGCGCCTGTCGCGCAGTGACGAATATGAGGCCGATGAATATGCGGCTGCCTTGCTGACCAAATCCGGCATCGGCCTGGAGCCACAAAAGGCCCTGTTTCGCAAACTCGAAGCGCTGACCCAGGCGCGGGCGGGCATGGCCCCGGCCTGGTTGATGTCACATCCCAAGACAGAAGAGCGCATTGCCGCGCTGGAACGGCTGGAGGCGGACTGGCAACGCGCCTGA